The following proteins come from a genomic window of Bradysia coprophila strain Holo2 unplaced genomic scaffold, BU_Bcop_v1 contig_138, whole genome shotgun sequence:
- the LOC119073464 gene encoding mitotic spindle assembly checkpoint protein MAD1 isoform X2, with amino-acid sequence MENVKTTIDREYERYKSESIIHLSADSYESHSKKRKFSVENVSGLDITLTDDSLNRSQTMVPTSPWEIRRLKADLIDNDTKIIHLKKELENRATAHSNMESLYTVKVKGLENQLEKKSEKIADLEKHLKFVRKREATLNAEMAKLRSQSLLDKQNHSESVSELQRANKALENKCRRIEHELGGAVTNIQRQYKDLEKNHASAVEKCEELQESTTVMQEKIQQFAETNKQYGIQKQQLEAAQRKIAALEEEILTFSEWKKLYKGLESDSSRLSDMEKKYNRLQSENKELHKCIGDKLLLEEEVEHLKTRLANNEKLSEEVVNSNAKIPYIEQELAAFKAVANDHCSEAATPSHLRSRIEEILRKDLLLVSENGSLRIERDSIAGQVDELKKQIATLTKSGNDLQVLLKNHRESFHKVQRKLRLVVSERDCYKQLIENYEKNVTISGSDTTVTDMQMRLRLEMLEKTVNGYKDMCANLEKELQSAKNSPDHVESFSNEQYKKVRKELEALKDDNERLRRRKDELELLFEHSNMKDAYNIPKYKVMHMAMNPADQAYENNKNEIEKLQAEVERLKRKNRKLEADNEEFTAANLTFDIKEVNNLRAQVKSLEGQKQHITDSYRTNINEFRDACYLLFGFKVDKQHGNIYRLSSMYAESPDEYLTFKMSDDSDISLMESVYSNSISDFIEKTLIGPNSIPVFLSSLTIDLFNRTTMIGGV; translated from the exons ATGGAGAACGTAAAAACAACCAT AGACAGAGAATACGAGCGTTACAAAAGCGAAAGCATAATTCATTTGTCCGCCGATAGTTATGAGTCCC ACTCAAAAAAGCGTAAATTTTCGGTGGAAAATGTTTCGGGTCTGGATATCACATTGACTGATGATAGTTTGAATAGAAGCCAAACAATGGTTCCAACCAGCCCATGGGAAATACGTCGGCTTAAGGCTGATCTAATTGACAACGACACCAAG ATAATTCATTTGAAGAAAGAGTTGGAAAATCGTGCAACAGCACACTCCAACATGGAATCACTTTACACTGTTAAAGTAAAGGGCTTAGAAAATCAACTAGAAAAGAAGTCGGAGAAAATTGCCGACctggaaaaacatttgaaatttgtaCGCAAACGGGAGGCTACGTTGAATGCCGAAATGGCGAAATTGCGAAGTCAATCGTTGCTGGACAAGCAAAATCACAGTGAATCGGTGAGTGAACTACAAAGGGCGAATAAAGCTCTGGAGAATAAATGCAGAAGAATTGAACATGAATTGGGTGGAGCGGTAACAAATATTCAGCGACAGTACAAGGATTTGGAAAAG AACCATGCGTCGGCGGTAGAAAAGTGTGAAGAGCTCCAGGAGTCCACCACTGTGATGcaagaaaaaattcaacaatttgcCGAAACGAATAAGCAATATGGCATCCAGAAGCAGCAACTCGAAGCCGCCCAACGAAAAATAGCAGCCCTTGAAGAAGAGATACTCACATTTAGTGAATGGAAAAAGTTGTATAAG GGTCTGGAGAGTGATTCCAGCAGACTCTCGGACATGGAAAAGAAGTACAATCGACTACAGAGCGAAAACAAGGAGCTGCACAAATGCATTGGCGACAAATTGTTGCTGGAAGAGGAAGTGGAGCACTTGAAAACGCGCCTAGCAAACAATGAAAAACTGTCCGAAGAGGTCGTCAACAGTAACGCCAAAATTCCATACATCGAACAAGAATTGGCTGCCTTTAAAGCAGTGGCTAACGATCATTGTTCCGAGGCTGCGACACCGAGTCATCTACGATCACGCATCGAAGAAATACTCAGAAAGGATTTGTTATTGGTCAGCGAAAATGGTTCGCTCCGAATCGAAAGAGATTCGATTGCCGGACAGGTGGATGAACTGAAAAAG caAATTGCTACACTGACGAAATCCGGTAATGATCTTCAAGTTCTGTTAAAGAATCATCGGGAAAGCTTTCACAAAGTGCAGAGAAAATTGCGGTTAGTTGTGTCCGAACGAGATTGTTACAAGCAGCTGATAGAAAATTACGAGAAGAATGTAACAA TCTCAGGATCTGATACAACGGTTACGGATATGCAAATGCGACTGCGTTTGGAAATGCTGGAGAAAACCGTAAATGGTTATAAGGACATGTGTGCGAACTTGGAAAAGGAACTGCAATCTGCCAAAAATTCACCAGATCATG TTGAATCATTCTCCAATGAGCAATACAAAAAAGTTCGCAAGGAATTGGAAGCATTGAAAGACGACAACGAACGTTTACGTCGTCGAAAAGACGAGTTGGAATTGTTATTTGAGCATTCCAATATGAAGGATGCCTACAATATACCGAAATATAAG gtGATGCATATGGCAATGAATCCAGCCGATCAGGCGTACGAGAATAAcaagaatgaaattgaaaaattgcagGCCGAG GTCGAGCGATTGAAGCGAAAGAATCGTAAATTGGAAGCGGACAATGAAGAGTTCACTGCAGCCAACTTAACGTTCGACATCAAAGAAGTAAACAATTTGCGTGCACAAGTGAAATCACTGGAAGGCCAAAAGCAACACATAACCGACTCCTATCGTACCAACATAAACGAATTTCGTGACGCATGCTATCTCTTGTTTGGATTTAAGGTTGACAAACAACATGGGAATATTTACAG ATTGTCTAGCATGTACGCTGAATCACCCGACGAATATCTAACTTTTAAGATGAGCGATGATAGCGACATTTCTCTGATGGAATCGGTGTACTCGAATTCAATTAGCGATTTCATTGAGAAAACCTTAATTGGTCCGAATAGTATTCCGGTATTTCTGTCGTCACTAACAATTGATTTGTTTAATCGAACAACTATGATAGGAGGCGTTTAA
- the LOC119073464 gene encoding mitotic spindle assembly checkpoint protein MAD1 isoform X1 — translation MENVKTTIDREYERYKSESIIHLSADSYESHSKKRKFSVENVSGLDITLTDDSLNRSQTMVPTSPWEIRRLKADLIDNDTKIIHLKKELENRATAHSNMESLYTVKVKGLENQLEKKSEKIADLEKHLKFVRKREATLNAEMAKLRSQSLLDKQNHSESVSELQRANKALENKCRRIEHELGGAVTNIQRQYKDLEKNHASAVEKCEELQESTTVMQEKIQQFAETNKQYGIQKQQLEAAQRKIAALEEEILTFSEWKKLYKGLESDSSRLSDMEKKYNRLQSENKELHKCIGDKLLLEEEVEHLKTRLANNEKLSEEVVNSNAKIPYIEQELAAFKAVANDHCSEAATPSHLRSRIEEILRKDLLLVSENGSLRIERDSIAGQVDELKKQIATLTKSGNDLQVLLKNHRESFHKVQRKLRLVVSERDCYKQLIENYEKNVTISGSDTTVTDMQMRLRLEMLEKTVNGYKDMCANLEKELQSAKNSPDHGKNRNTLFVNHNCDRGTNCFAVESFSNEQYKKVRKELEALKDDNERLRRRKDELELLFEHSNMKDAYNIPKYKVMHMAMNPADQAYENNKNEIEKLQAEVERLKRKNRKLEADNEEFTAANLTFDIKEVNNLRAQVKSLEGQKQHITDSYRTNINEFRDACYLLFGFKVDKQHGNIYRLSSMYAESPDEYLTFKMSDDSDISLMESVYSNSISDFIEKTLIGPNSIPVFLSSLTIDLFNRTTMIGGV, via the exons ATGGAGAACGTAAAAACAACCAT AGACAGAGAATACGAGCGTTACAAAAGCGAAAGCATAATTCATTTGTCCGCCGATAGTTATGAGTCCC ACTCAAAAAAGCGTAAATTTTCGGTGGAAAATGTTTCGGGTCTGGATATCACATTGACTGATGATAGTTTGAATAGAAGCCAAACAATGGTTCCAACCAGCCCATGGGAAATACGTCGGCTTAAGGCTGATCTAATTGACAACGACACCAAG ATAATTCATTTGAAGAAAGAGTTGGAAAATCGTGCAACAGCACACTCCAACATGGAATCACTTTACACTGTTAAAGTAAAGGGCTTAGAAAATCAACTAGAAAAGAAGTCGGAGAAAATTGCCGACctggaaaaacatttgaaatttgtaCGCAAACGGGAGGCTACGTTGAATGCCGAAATGGCGAAATTGCGAAGTCAATCGTTGCTGGACAAGCAAAATCACAGTGAATCGGTGAGTGAACTACAAAGGGCGAATAAAGCTCTGGAGAATAAATGCAGAAGAATTGAACATGAATTGGGTGGAGCGGTAACAAATATTCAGCGACAGTACAAGGATTTGGAAAAG AACCATGCGTCGGCGGTAGAAAAGTGTGAAGAGCTCCAGGAGTCCACCACTGTGATGcaagaaaaaattcaacaatttgcCGAAACGAATAAGCAATATGGCATCCAGAAGCAGCAACTCGAAGCCGCCCAACGAAAAATAGCAGCCCTTGAAGAAGAGATACTCACATTTAGTGAATGGAAAAAGTTGTATAAG GGTCTGGAGAGTGATTCCAGCAGACTCTCGGACATGGAAAAGAAGTACAATCGACTACAGAGCGAAAACAAGGAGCTGCACAAATGCATTGGCGACAAATTGTTGCTGGAAGAGGAAGTGGAGCACTTGAAAACGCGCCTAGCAAACAATGAAAAACTGTCCGAAGAGGTCGTCAACAGTAACGCCAAAATTCCATACATCGAACAAGAATTGGCTGCCTTTAAAGCAGTGGCTAACGATCATTGTTCCGAGGCTGCGACACCGAGTCATCTACGATCACGCATCGAAGAAATACTCAGAAAGGATTTGTTATTGGTCAGCGAAAATGGTTCGCTCCGAATCGAAAGAGATTCGATTGCCGGACAGGTGGATGAACTGAAAAAG caAATTGCTACACTGACGAAATCCGGTAATGATCTTCAAGTTCTGTTAAAGAATCATCGGGAAAGCTTTCACAAAGTGCAGAGAAAATTGCGGTTAGTTGTGTCCGAACGAGATTGTTACAAGCAGCTGATAGAAAATTACGAGAAGAATGTAACAA TCTCAGGATCTGATACAACGGTTACGGATATGCAAATGCGACTGCGTTTGGAAATGCTGGAGAAAACCGTAAATGGTTATAAGGACATGTGTGCGAACTTGGAAAAGGAACTGCAATCTGCCAAAAATTCACCAGATCATGGTAAGAATCGGAATACTCTTTTCGTTAATCATAATTGTGACCGAGGCACAAATTGTTTTGCAGTTGAATCATTCTCCAATGAGCAATACAAAAAAGTTCGCAAGGAATTGGAAGCATTGAAAGACGACAACGAACGTTTACGTCGTCGAAAAGACGAGTTGGAATTGTTATTTGAGCATTCCAATATGAAGGATGCCTACAATATACCGAAATATAAG gtGATGCATATGGCAATGAATCCAGCCGATCAGGCGTACGAGAATAAcaagaatgaaattgaaaaattgcagGCCGAG GTCGAGCGATTGAAGCGAAAGAATCGTAAATTGGAAGCGGACAATGAAGAGTTCACTGCAGCCAACTTAACGTTCGACATCAAAGAAGTAAACAATTTGCGTGCACAAGTGAAATCACTGGAAGGCCAAAAGCAACACATAACCGACTCCTATCGTACCAACATAAACGAATTTCGTGACGCATGCTATCTCTTGTTTGGATTTAAGGTTGACAAACAACATGGGAATATTTACAG ATTGTCTAGCATGTACGCTGAATCACCCGACGAATATCTAACTTTTAAGATGAGCGATGATAGCGACATTTCTCTGATGGAATCGGTGTACTCGAATTCAATTAGCGATTTCATTGAGAAAACCTTAATTGGTCCGAATAGTATTCCGGTATTTCTGTCGTCACTAACAATTGATTTGTTTAATCGAACAACTATGATAGGAGGCGTTTAA